Part of the Myxococcus xanthus genome is shown below.
CCACCCCATGTTCCGACTCCAGCAGCATCGCGGCCTCATCGCCTCGGGACGTCTGCCGTTGAAGCGTCAGCAACTCCAGTGCGGCGCTCACCACCTCGGGAGCCCCGTCCCTCAGCGCACGCGTGGTGGCCTCCGACACTCCCGGCTGCCGCGTCGTCAAACCGCTCAAGGCCCGCACGGCACCTGCCCGCAGCAACGGCTGCGCATCTGTCAGAAACGGCTCCACCGAGGACACCCGGTCCCGAGCCCCCTCGCTACAGTCCGCCAGTTGCGCCAGCGCGGCCCCTCGGACGGATGCGGCCAGCGCCTTGTCCCGCGCCGTCCCCAGGAAGAACGCCACACACCCCTTCTCCCTCGCCATGGCCTCCAGCCACGGCCGAGCCTGCATCGCATCACTCGACTCGATGCGCCGCTCCGCCGCCGTGCGCAGCGGGACGCCTTCAGCCTCGGCCAGCGCCCGCGCCGCATCCCGGCGCACCCACCGGTCGGAATCGCCGAGCGCCCGCTCCAGCTCCCGCATCGCCAGCGGCCCATACACTCGCAACGACTCCACCGCGCGTCGGCGCTGAAGTGGATCCGCCACGGTCAGCTCCGGCTGCATGCCCTCCAGCTCCTTCGAATACACAGCGAAGAGCCGGTTGATGCGCGCCTCCTCCGCGGGCTTCGCCTCATCCAGCAGCATCCGTCCCACCGACGACCGGCTGCGCCCGGCCACCACCTTGAGCGCGCTGGCGCTGACCGCATCCACGCTCTCCGGCCGCGCCGCCATGGCGTCCAGCAGGACGCGTGCGGGCTTGCGGCTCAGGAACCCGGCCAGGTGGGCGAGCGCCGAGCCCCGAACCGCCAGGTCCTCCGCGTACAGCTCCAGCTCCAGCGCCTCGCGAATGGCATCCCTCCGCCCCCACACGCGGGCCGCGGCATTGGCGCCGCGAGGTCCGGCATCTCGCAGGAACTTCGCGGAGGAAGCCCCGGCC
Proteins encoded:
- a CDS encoding HEAT repeat domain-containing protein, with product MDYTVRLVSPALLLVVLLTTGQQQGGTPTRECWMSCQRHVTDPSLRARTCGSCLPGGRVDSWVQGLAGQRPIPRAPLVSAMKDPDWRVRWAAVRADARRQGVTDRRALADWVMAEPVSSNLTACLTAARAAAEAGASSAKFLRDAGPRGANAAARVWGRRDAIREALELELYAEDLAVRGSALAHLAGFLSRKPARVLLDAMAARPESVDAVSASALKVVAGRSRSSVGRMLLDEAKPAEEARINRLFAVYSKELEGMQPELTVADPLQRRRAVESLRVYGPLAMRELERALGDSDRWVRRDAARALAEAEGVPLRTAAERRIESSDAMQARPWLEAMAREKGCVAFFLGTARDKALAASVRGAALAQLADCSEGARDRVSSVEPFLTDAQPLLRAGAVRALSGLTTRQPGVSEATTRALRDGAPEVVSAALELLTLQRQTSRGDEAAMLLESEHGVVRTAAAEALEQIGRASHVKALAGCLREDTEAAVRVAAATALGRIGGAQAAAALSDAAARDPDSHVKHVSREALRRLGFGQ